A portion of the Meriones unguiculatus strain TT.TT164.6M chromosome 11, Bangor_MerUng_6.1, whole genome shotgun sequence genome contains these proteins:
- the Hnrnph1 gene encoding heterogeneous nuclear ribonucleoprotein H isoform X5, translating into MMLGAEGGEGFVVKVRGLPWSCSADEVQRFFSDCKIQNGAQGIRFIYTREGRPSGEAFVELESEDEVKLALKKDRETMGHRYVEVFKSNNVEMDWVLKHTGPNSPDTANDGFVRLRGLPFGCSKEEIVQFFSGLEIVPNGITLPVDFQGRSTGEAFVQFASQEIAEKALKKHKERIGHRYIEIFKSSRAEVRTHYDPPRKLMAMQRPGPYDRPGAGRGYNSIGRGAGFERMRRGAYGGGYGGYDDYNGYNDGYGFGSDRFGRDLNYCFSGMSDHRYGDGGSTFQSTTGHCVHMRGLPYRATENDIYNFFSPLNPVRVHIEIGPDGRVTGEADVEFATHEDAVAAMSKDKANMQHRYVELFLNSTAGASGGAYEHRYVELFLNSTAGASGGAYGSQMMGGMGLSNQSSYGGPASQQLSGGYGGGYGGQSSMSGYDQVLQENSSDFQSNIA; encoded by the exons ATGATGCTGGGCGCAGAAGGCGGAGAGGGCTTCGTGGTGAAGGTCCGGGGCTTGCCCTGGTCCTGCTCCGCGGATGAAGTGCAGCGGTTTTTTTCTG ACTGCAAAATTCAAAATGGGGCTCAAGGTATTCGTTTCATCTACACCAGAGAAGGCAGACCGAGTGGCGAGGCTTTTGTTGAACTTGAATCAGAAGATGAAGTCAAATTGGCCttgaaaaaagacagagaaactatGGGACACAGATATGTTGAAG TATTCAAGTCAAACAACGTTGAAATGGATTGGGTGTTGAAGCATACTGGTCCAAATAGTCCTGACACGGCCAATGATGGCTTTGTACGGCTTAGAGGACTCCCTTTTGGATGTAGCAAGGAAGAAATTGTTCAGTTCTTCTCAG GGTTGGAAATCGTGCCAAATGGGATAACATTGCCGGTGGACTTCCAGGGGAGGAGTACGGGGGAGGCCTTCGTGCAGTTTGCTTCACAGGAAATAGCTGAAAAGGCTCTAAAGAAACACAAGGAAAGAATAGGGCACAG GTATATTGAAATATTTAAGAGCAGTCGAGCTGAAGTTAGAACTCATTATGATCCACCACGAAAACTTATGGCCATGCAGCGACCAGGTCCCTATGACAGACCTGGGGCTGGCAGAGGGTATAACAGCATTGGCAGAGGAGCTGGCTTTGAGAGAATGAGGCGTGGTGCTTATGGTGGAG GTTATGGAGGCTATGATGATTATAATGGCTATAATGACGGCTATGGATTTGGTTCAGATAGATTTGGAAGAG ACCTCAATTATTGTTTTTCAGGAATGTCTGACCACAGATACGGGGATGGTGGATCTACTTTCCAGAGTACAACAGGACACTGTGTACACATGCGGGGATTACCATACAGAGCTACTGAGAATGACATTTATAAT tttttttcACCACTCAACCCTGTGAGAGTACATATTGAGATTGGACCTGATGGCAGAGTAACTGGTGAAGCAGATGTAGAGTTTGCAACCCATGAAGATGCTGTTGCAGCTATgtcaaaagacaaagcaaatatGC AACACAGATACGTAGAACTCTTCCTGAATTCTACAGCAGGAGCAAGCGGTGGTGCTTACG AACACAGATATGTAGAACTCTTCTTGAATTCTACAGCAGGAGCAAGCGGTGGTGCTTATGGTAGCCAAATGATGGGAGGCATGGGCTTGT CAAACCAGTCCAGTTACGGTGGCCCAGCCAGCCAGCAGCTGAGTGGTGGTTATGGAGGTGGCTACGGTGGCCAGAGCAGCATGAGTGGATATG ACCAAGTTTTACAGGAAAACTCCAGTGATTTTCAATCAAACATTGCGTAG
- the Hnrnph1 gene encoding heterogeneous nuclear ribonucleoprotein H isoform X10 produces MMLGAEGGEGFVVKVRGLPWSCSADEVQRFFSDCKIQNGAQGIRFIYTREGRPSGEAFVELESEDEVKLALKKDRETMGHRYVEVFKSNNVEMDWVLKHTGPNSPDTANDGFVRLRGLPFGCSKEEIVQFFSGLEIVPNGITLPVDFQGRSTGEAFVQFASQEIAEKALKKHKERIGHRYIEIFKSSRAEVRTHYDPPRKLMAMQRPGPYDRPGAGRGYNSIGRGAGFERMRRGAYGGGYGGYDDYNGYNDGYGFGSDRFGRGMSDHRYGDGGSTFQSTTGHCVHMRGLPYRATENDIYNFFSPLNPVRVHIEIGPDGRVTGEADVEFATHEDAVAAMSKDKANMQHRYVELFLNSTAGASGGAYGSQMLGGMGLSNQSSYGGPASQQLSGGYGGGYGGQSSMSGYDQVLQENSSDFQSNIA; encoded by the exons ATGATGCTGGGCGCAGAAGGCGGAGAGGGCTTCGTGGTGAAGGTCCGGGGCTTGCCCTGGTCCTGCTCCGCGGATGAAGTGCAGCGGTTTTTTTCTG ACTGCAAAATTCAAAATGGGGCTCAAGGTATTCGTTTCATCTACACCAGAGAAGGCAGACCGAGTGGCGAGGCTTTTGTTGAACTTGAATCAGAAGATGAAGTCAAATTGGCCttgaaaaaagacagagaaactatGGGACACAGATATGTTGAAG TATTCAAGTCAAACAACGTTGAAATGGATTGGGTGTTGAAGCATACTGGTCCAAATAGTCCTGACACGGCCAATGATGGCTTTGTACGGCTTAGAGGACTCCCTTTTGGATGTAGCAAGGAAGAAATTGTTCAGTTCTTCTCAG GGTTGGAAATCGTGCCAAATGGGATAACATTGCCGGTGGACTTCCAGGGGAGGAGTACGGGGGAGGCCTTCGTGCAGTTTGCTTCACAGGAAATAGCTGAAAAGGCTCTAAAGAAACACAAGGAAAGAATAGGGCACAG GTATATTGAAATATTTAAGAGCAGTCGAGCTGAAGTTAGAACTCATTATGATCCACCACGAAAACTTATGGCCATGCAGCGACCAGGTCCCTATGACAGACCTGGGGCTGGCAGAGGGTATAACAGCATTGGCAGAGGAGCTGGCTTTGAGAGAATGAGGCGTGGTGCTTATGGTGGAG GTTATGGAGGCTATGATGATTATAATGGCTATAATGACGGCTATGGATTTGGTTCAGATAGATTTGGAAGAG GAATGTCTGACCACAGATACGGGGATGGTGGATCTACTTTCCAGAGTACAACAGGACACTGTGTACACATGCGGGGATTACCATACAGAGCTACTGAGAATGACATTTATAAT tttttttcACCACTCAACCCTGTGAGAGTACATATTGAGATTGGACCTGATGGCAGAGTAACTGGTGAAGCAGATGTAGAGTTTGCAACCCATGAAGATGCTGTTGCAGCTATgtcaaaagacaaagcaaatatGC AACACAGATACGTAGAACTCTTCCTGAATTCTACAGCAGGAGCAAGCGGTGGTGCTTACGGTAGCCAAATGCTAGGAGGCATGGGTTTGT CAAACCAGTCCAGTTACGGTGGCCCAGCCAGCCAGCAGCTGAGTGGTGGTTATGGAGGTGGCTACGGTGGCCAGAGCAGCATGAGTGGATATG ACCAAGTTTTACAGGAAAACTCCAGTGATTTTCAATCAAACATTGCGTAG
- the Hnrnph1 gene encoding heterogeneous nuclear ribonucleoprotein H isoform X9, with the protein MMLGAEGGEGFVVKVRGLPWSCSADEVQRFFSDCKIQNGAQGIRFIYTREGRPSGEAFVELESEDEVKLALKKDRETMGHRYVEVFKSNNVEMDWVLKHTGPNSPDTANDGFVRLRGLPFGCSKEEIVQFFSGLEIVPNGITLPVDFQGRSTGEAFVQFASQEIAEKALKKHKERIGHRYIEIFKSSRAEVRTHYDPPRKLMAMQRPGPYDRPGAGRGYNSIGRGAGFERMRRGAYGGGYGGYDDYNGYNDGYGFGSDRFGRDLNYCFSGMSDHRYGDGGSTFQSTTGHCVHMRGLPYRATENDIYNFFSPLNPVRVHIEIGPDGRVTGEADVEFATHEDAVAAMSKDKANMQHRYVELFLNSTAGASGGAYGSQMLGGMGLSNQSSYGGPASQQLSGGYGGGYGGQSSMSGYDQVLQENSSDFQSNIA; encoded by the exons ATGATGCTGGGCGCAGAAGGCGGAGAGGGCTTCGTGGTGAAGGTCCGGGGCTTGCCCTGGTCCTGCTCCGCGGATGAAGTGCAGCGGTTTTTTTCTG ACTGCAAAATTCAAAATGGGGCTCAAGGTATTCGTTTCATCTACACCAGAGAAGGCAGACCGAGTGGCGAGGCTTTTGTTGAACTTGAATCAGAAGATGAAGTCAAATTGGCCttgaaaaaagacagagaaactatGGGACACAGATATGTTGAAG TATTCAAGTCAAACAACGTTGAAATGGATTGGGTGTTGAAGCATACTGGTCCAAATAGTCCTGACACGGCCAATGATGGCTTTGTACGGCTTAGAGGACTCCCTTTTGGATGTAGCAAGGAAGAAATTGTTCAGTTCTTCTCAG GGTTGGAAATCGTGCCAAATGGGATAACATTGCCGGTGGACTTCCAGGGGAGGAGTACGGGGGAGGCCTTCGTGCAGTTTGCTTCACAGGAAATAGCTGAAAAGGCTCTAAAGAAACACAAGGAAAGAATAGGGCACAG GTATATTGAAATATTTAAGAGCAGTCGAGCTGAAGTTAGAACTCATTATGATCCACCACGAAAACTTATGGCCATGCAGCGACCAGGTCCCTATGACAGACCTGGGGCTGGCAGAGGGTATAACAGCATTGGCAGAGGAGCTGGCTTTGAGAGAATGAGGCGTGGTGCTTATGGTGGAG GTTATGGAGGCTATGATGATTATAATGGCTATAATGACGGCTATGGATTTGGTTCAGATAGATTTGGAAGAG ACCTCAATTATTGTTTTTCAGGAATGTCTGACCACAGATACGGGGATGGTGGATCTACTTTCCAGAGTACAACAGGACACTGTGTACACATGCGGGGATTACCATACAGAGCTACTGAGAATGACATTTATAAT tttttttcACCACTCAACCCTGTGAGAGTACATATTGAGATTGGACCTGATGGCAGAGTAACTGGTGAAGCAGATGTAGAGTTTGCAACCCATGAAGATGCTGTTGCAGCTATgtcaaaagacaaagcaaatatGC AACACAGATACGTAGAACTCTTCCTGAATTCTACAGCAGGAGCAAGCGGTGGTGCTTACGGTAGCCAAATGCTAGGAGGCATGGGTTTGT CAAACCAGTCCAGTTACGGTGGCCCAGCCAGCCAGCAGCTGAGTGGTGGTTATGGAGGTGGCTACGGTGGCCAGAGCAGCATGAGTGGATATG ACCAAGTTTTACAGGAAAACTCCAGTGATTTTCAATCAAACATTGCGTAG